CCGTTCGCGCTCGCGGGGCTCAGGCGAGCGCTGCGCGGACAGATCAGACGGATTCAGACGAGCCGTCCTGGCTCGCTTCAAATAACGCCATGGCCTCGACATGTGCCGTCTGAGGAAACATATCGAGAATCCCGGCACGTTTTAACCGGTAGCCCTGCTTGATCAATTCCTGCGTGTCGCGCGCCAGCGTAGCCGGGTTGCACGACACGTATACCAACCGTCTGGCGCCCAGGGCCGCGAGCTTGCGCACCACCTCGAAAGCACCGTCACGCGGTGGGTCCAAGAGTACCGCAGAAAAGCCGTTTCCGATCCACTGAGCATCGGTCAAAGGCTGGGATAAATCGGCTTGAAAAAACTTTGTGTTATGCAAATTGTTACTGACGGCATTCGCAGCGGCACGCTCGACCATGGTCTGCACACCCTCCACCGCCACCAGTTCACGTACGCTTTTGGCCAGCGGCAGAGCAAAATTGCCCAGCCCGCAGAACAGATCGAGCACGCGCTCGTCAGCCGTCGGCCTCAGCCACTCCAGCGCCTGAGCGATCATCGCTTCGTTGACCCCGGCGTTGACCTGAACAAAGTCTCCCGGCCGGTACGCCAGTTCGAGATCCCACTGCTCCAGACGATAACCGAGGCTCTGACCGGCCTCGACCGGTTGCGGTTCACCTTCGCCATGCAACCACAACTGCGCCTGATGGAACTGGCAGAAATCCTTGAGAATCGTCAGGTCCGCTTCGGACAACGGCGCCATGTGCCGCAGCAACACCGCCAATGAGGAACCGCTGAACAGCTCGACATGGCCCAGCGCCTGGGGCTTGCTCAAGCGCCGCAACATCTCCGGCAAACGGGTCATGATCGGCTGCAAGGGCTGTACCAGCACCGGGCATTCGCTGATCGCGACGATGTCCTGACTGCCGGCGGCGCGGAAACCCACTTCGAGCTTCTTCGCTTTCATGTCCCAGCGCACGGCGATGCGTGCGCGCCGGCGGTAGCCGTATTCCGGGCCGGTCAGCGGCGCTGCCCATTCTTCGGGTTCGACACTGGCGACCCGCGACAACTGCTCGGCCAGCATGCGCTGTTTCAGGGCGAGTTGTTCTGCATGGGGCAAGTGCTGGACGCTGCAACCGCCACAGCGGCCGAAGTGCGCGCACGCTGCCGGACGACGCAGGTCGCTTGCGGTAAACACGCGCTCGGTGCGCGCCTCGACTACTTTGCCGTGGGCGCCGAGCACCCGCGCTTCGACCTCTTCACCGGCAAGGGCGCCGAGGACGAACCAGGTTTTGCCTTCGAAAAACGCGATGCCGCGGCCGTCATTGGCCAAGCGCTCGATGCTCAAGCGCTGCTTTTTACCGGTCGGAATTTGCGGCGCCTTGCTGCCACCCGTGGGCTGGAAACGCAGGCCTCGTTCGTGCTTGGCCATCAGTTCGGCGCGTCGAAAATGCCGGTCGACAGATATCGGTCGCCACGGTCGCAGATGATCGCGACGATCACCGCGTTTTCAACTTCTCGGGACAGGCGCAGCATCGCTGCCACCGCACCGCCGGAGGACACGCCGCAGAAGATGCCTTCTTCACGGGCCAGGCGACGGGTGACGTCTTCGGCTTCGCTTTGCGCCATGTCGACGATGTGATCGACGCGGTCAGCCTGATAGATCTTCGGCAGGTATTCCTGCGGCCAGCGGCGGATGCCGGGAATGGCCGAGCCTTCCATCGGTTGCAGGCCGACAATCTGTACGCTGTCGCTCTGTTCTTTGAGGTAGCGCGACACGCCCATGATGGTCCCGGTGGTGCCCATCGAACTGACGAAATGGGTGATGCTGCCCTGGGTCTGACGCCAGATTTCCGGACCGGTGGTGGTGTAGTGCGCTTCAGGGTTGTCGCCGTTGGCGAACTGGTCGAGCACCTTGCCACGGCCTTCGGCTTCCATACGCTGGGCCAGATCGCGGGCGCCTTCCATGCCCTCTTCCTGCGTGACCAGAATCAGCTCGGCACCGTAAGCGGTCATCGCCGCTTTGCGCTCGGCGCTGGAGTTGTCCGGCATGATCAGGATCATCTTGTAACCCTTGATCGCAGCGGCCATCGCCAGAGCGATACCGGTGTTGCCGGAAGTCGCCTCGATCAGCGTATCGCCGGGATTGATCTGCCCGCGCAACTCGGCACGCGTGATCATCGACAGCGCCGGCCGGTCCTTGACCGAACCCGCCGGGTTGTTCCCTTCGAGCTTGAGCAAAAGGGTGTTGCTGGTGGCGCCGGGCAGGCGCTGCAAACGCACCAGCGGCGTGTTGCCGACGCAATCGGCGATGGTTGGGTACTGCAGGGTCATGGCGTATTCGCAATCCAGACGTGCGGGGGCGCCTATCATACCGGCAAACCCGCGCAGGCCATATCACGCAAAGTGCGGTGCTTATGGTTTATGGGAATAAGCAAATAAAAGTCGCGCCAGTGGTGCGACTTTTATTTGAGTAACACACAGTTCGTAGTGCTGCTTGGAATTCGCGAGCAGGCTCGCTCCCACAGGAGTTAGTGTCAGCAGTGATGACACTATTAACGGTAGATCACACAGCCTGAGGCGAACCGAGCCCCATTGTGGGAGCGAGCCTGCTCGCGAAGGCGTCCGTATGGGCGACACCATCATCCGCCAACAAACGCAAATTCAACCGCAACCCCGCCCCGATATTTTCCGCCCAGAGCAACCCGCCCTGGCGTTGCACCGCGTTACGCGCAATGCTCAACCCCAGCCCAAACCCGCCATCCCCCGGCCGCGATCCGTCCAGTCGAATGAACGGCGAAAAAATCCGCTGCAGATCCTCTTCAGCCACGCCGCCGCCCTCATCTTCAAGCCACAAATGCCAATACTCACCATCGCGCCGGCCATCCAGCCGCACAATCCCGCCCTCAGGCGAGTGACGAATGGCGTTGCGCAGGATGTTTTCCAGCGCTTGCGCCAGGGTATTGAGGTTGCCGCGCACCCAGCACGATGCCTCGACCGAGCATCGCAATTGCAGACTCGGCCAGCCGCTTTCATAACAGGCGTTGTCGGTGAGCATTTCCCACAGTGCCTGAAT
This genomic interval from Pseudomonas koreensis contains the following:
- the rlmD gene encoding 23S rRNA (uracil(1939)-C(5))-methyltransferase RlmD, which produces MAKHERGLRFQPTGGSKAPQIPTGKKQRLSIERLANDGRGIAFFEGKTWFVLGALAGEEVEARVLGAHGKVVEARTERVFTASDLRRPAACAHFGRCGGCSVQHLPHAEQLALKQRMLAEQLSRVASVEPEEWAAPLTGPEYGYRRRARIAVRWDMKAKKLEVGFRAAGSQDIVAISECPVLVQPLQPIMTRLPEMLRRLSKPQALGHVELFSGSSLAVLLRHMAPLSEADLTILKDFCQFHQAQLWLHGEGEPQPVEAGQSLGYRLEQWDLELAYRPGDFVQVNAGVNEAMIAQALEWLRPTADERVLDLFCGLGNFALPLAKSVRELVAVEGVQTMVERAAANAVSNNLHNTKFFQADLSQPLTDAQWIGNGFSAVLLDPPRDGAFEVVRKLAALGARRLVYVSCNPATLARDTQELIKQGYRLKRAGILDMFPQTAHVEAMALFEASQDGSSESV
- the cysM gene encoding cysteine synthase CysM, whose translation is MTLQYPTIADCVGNTPLVRLQRLPGATSNTLLLKLEGNNPAGSVKDRPALSMITRAELRGQINPGDTLIEATSGNTGIALAMAAAIKGYKMILIMPDNSSAERKAAMTAYGAELILVTQEEGMEGARDLAQRMEAEGRGKVLDQFANGDNPEAHYTTTGPEIWRQTQGSITHFVSSMGTTGTIMGVSRYLKEQSDSVQIVGLQPMEGSAIPGIRRWPQEYLPKIYQADRVDHIVDMAQSEAEDVTRRLAREEGIFCGVSSGGAVAAMLRLSREVENAVIVAIICDRGDRYLSTGIFDAPN